One window of Pieris napi chromosome 14, ilPieNapi1.2, whole genome shotgun sequence genomic DNA carries:
- the LOC125055684 gene encoding uncharacterized protein LOC125055684 produces the protein MDHEFESLSIDTIELFNVCEEIERNDLNHPFYDQRMMVLCDEFDGKLVDQMGRGTKRKAAVDINSADIKRIKSGSNMDLSRSSQEQSTSNEGNNFNMKFCCICNRNVSKKYFANHLRSNAHKNNVNKKQHSIKPNVKIIETAFGNRIITYRVTSENQNDLQFETPELFLASVKDTIFTIINKSIEDHTILKINFILYGDFVQETKNINNTFDFQSMNFIVCIGDDLNIFYTTLTKSLINYINSFERKDSGWSLKKILHLDMNLNQFNPLRGKSFIELPHDIKIKKAVINVKNTDDACFKWALLSALFPIHKNSDRVSSYTKYSHKLKFGNIKFPVKLKDIHKIESLNNVSINVFGLEYNEQRKKHCIVGPLYFTKNKMQTHINLLYLTQGKIGHYCYIKNMSRLISSQVSKSKEAIYLCDFCLQYFSTCERLNNHQKNDCRHICTQIPSVDKNKKNWWGDIVSENKLSFDKFQRKLMLPFVIYADFEAFLSPLASCSNDPSKSHTINVQKHNVYSFGYYIKCSYDDKLSKYVTYTGENCALKFMETLKDNLTTIVKKIGFQKVANKISPIQQDIVSKSIHCYICNKILCGNSMIYHDWFTGEFVGVIHKVCSEKFRVPYTIPVFLHNLSHYDAHFIVHALNFDEGQVEVLPQNKEKYISFSKVLKINNSNVTLRFVDSLKFLPSSLDTLAKNLTKNNFNELSKCFPNSEDFKRLTKKGVFPYEFIKDFDTLNYNQLPDLPHFYSSLTDSIISNEDYNHAKDVWNHFNCKNMLDYSNLYLKTDVLLLADIFENFRRVCIKTYDLDPAHYYTAPGLSWDAMLKHTKTEIELLSDIDMIAFIKSGIRGGVSQCSTRYAKANNVYMSDYNAKDKESFLMYFDANNLYGWAMSQYLPTGGFEWVSADTDFNVSCSSDIGFILEVDLEYPVDLHDKHSDLPLCPENIPVGDAKEIRLIPNLKNKSKYIIHYRNLIQCLKMGLKLLKVYRILKFKQSPWLKNYIDLNTQLRTRANSDFEKDFYKLMNNAVFGKTMENIEKRVNVKLLTHWENRGKVLGAGDLIAQPHFHSVSIFSDSLVAIQLNKMKLIYNKPIYLGFCILDISKTLMYDFHYNYMKEKFTSNLKLLYTDTDSLIYQIFTSNFYNDIKPDICTHFDTSDYNPNNVFNFPQVNKKKLGYFKDENCGKIFTEFVGLRSKMYALQVDDKIITKAKGVNKSVTKKLTLDNYKSCLFNKNVQHCKMYRFRSLKHTIFTQEINKVCLSFNDTKRYILPNKIDTLPIGHYQINSM, from the exons ATTGAACTTTTCAACGTTTGTGAGGAAATAGAAAGAAATGATTTAAATCACCCATTTTATGATCAAAGAATGATGGTGCTATGTGATGAATTCGATGGGAAACT GGTTGATCAAATGGGTCGTGGAACTAAAAGGAAAGCAGCTGTTGATATTAACTCTGCTGACatcaaaagaataaaatctGGATCGAACATGGATCTTTCACGGTCTTCACAAGAGCAATCAACATCGAATGaaggtaataattttaacatgaaattttgctgtatttgtaatagaaatgtttccaaaaaatatttcgctaaTCATCTAAGGAGCAatgcacataaaaataatgtaaataaaaaacaacattcaatAAAACCCAATGTTAAGATAATTGAGACTGCGTTcggtaatagaataataacctATAGAGTAACTTCAGAAAATCAAAATGATTTACAGTTTGAGACACCAGAGTTATTTCTTGCATCTGTCAaagatacaatatttacaataataaataaatctatagaagatcatacaattttaaaaataaatttcattttatatggtGACTTTGTTCAGgagacaaaaaacattaacaaCACTTTTGATTTCCAAtcaatgaattttattgtttgtattggtgatgatttaaatatattttatacaactcTCACGAAATCTctaataaactatataaattcaTTCGAGAGAAAAGATAGTGGGTGGAGTCTgaaaaaaattttacatttggatatgaatttaaatcaatttaaccCTTTAAGAGGAAAATCCTTTATTGAGTTACcacatgatataaaaataaaaaaagctgtgataaatgttaaaaacacTGATGACGCCTGTTTTAAGTGGGCACTGTTATCTGCTTTATttccaattcataaaaattcggATAGAGTATCATCATACACCAAATACAGTCATAAATTAAAGTtcggtaatattaaatttccagTCAAATTAAAGGATATACACAAAATTGAAAGTCTTAATAATGTAAGCATTAATGTTTTTGGGTTAGAATATAATGAACAAAGAAAAAAGCATTGTATTGTTGGGCCATTGTATTTTACAAAGAATAAAATGCAGACtcatataaatttactatatttgaCACAGGGTAAAATCGgtcattattgttatataaaaaatatgtcacGATTAATAAGTAGTCAAGTTTCGAAATCCAAGGAAGCTATATATCTATGTGacttttgtttacaatatttttcaacatGTGAACGTTTAAATAACCATCAAAAAAATGATTGCAGACATATTTGTACACAAATACCAAgcgtagataaaaataaaaaaaattggtgggGCGATATTgtatctgaaaataaattaagttttgataaatttcaaCGTAAATTGATGTTaccttttgttatatatgcgGATTTTGAGGCTTTTTTAAGTCCCTTAGCATCATGTTCAAACGATCCTTCAAAATCACATAcaataaatgtacaaaaacataatgtgTATAGTTTTGGGTACTACATTAAATGCTCATACGATGATAAATTGTCTAaatatgtaacatatactggTGAAAACTGtgctttaaaatttatggAAACCCTGAAAGATAATTTGACaacaattgttaaaaaaattggtttccAAAAAGttgctaataaaatatcacCAATTCAGCAAGATATAGTTAGCAAATCTATTCattgttatatttgtaataaaattttgtgtggGAATTCAATGATTTACCACGATTGGTTTACTGGGGAATTTGTTGGGGTCATACATAAAGTTTGTTCAGAAAAATTTAGAGTACCTTACACTATACCAGTCTTCTTGCACAATTTAAGCCATTATGATGCACATTTTATCGTACATGCCTTAAACTTTGATGAAGGTCAGGTAGAAGTTCTCccacaaaacaaagaaaaatacatatcatTTTCAAAGGTtcttaaaatcaataacaGTAATGTAACTTTACGTTTTGTGGATTCCCTAAAATTTTTACCCAGTAGCTTAGATACTTtagcaaaaaatttaacaaaaaataattttaatgaattatcaAAATGCTTTCCCAATTCAGAAGACTTTAAACGGCTGACTAAAAAAGGTGTATTTccatatgaatttattaaagattttgatACATTAAACTACAATCAACTTCCAGATCTTCCACACTTTTACAGTAGTCTCACAGATTCCATTATTTCTAATGAAGATTACAACCATGCCAAAGATGTTTGGAATCAtttcaattgtaaaaatatgttggattattcaaatctttatttaaaaactgatgttttattgttagcagatatttttgaaaattttaggcGTGTTTGCATTAAAACGTACGATTTAGACCCGGCTCATTACTATACAGCACCTGGATTAAGTTGGGATGCTATGTTAAAACATACTAAAACAGAGATTGAATTACTTTCTGATATAGATATGAttgcttttattaaatcagGAATTCGTGGTGGTGTTTCGCAATGTAGCACTCGCTATGCAAAAGCAAATAATGTTTACATGTCTGACTATAATGCGAAAGATAAAGAGTCATTCTTAATGTATTTCGATGCCAATAATCTATATGGTTGGGCAATGTCACAATATCTACCTACAGGTGGTTTTGAGTGGGTTAGTGCTGATACAGATTTTAATGTTAGTTGTTCATCAGATATAGGTTTTATCTTAGAAGTAGATCTGGAGTATCCGGTGGATTTACATGATAAACATTCAGATTTACCTCTTTGTCCAGAAAATATACCAGTTGGGGACGCTAAGGAAATTAGATTGATtccaaacttaaaaaataaatccaaatatattattcattatcgaaatttaattcaatgtttgaaaatgggtttaaaattattaaaagtttatagaatattaaaatttaagcagaGTCCATGGTTAAAGAACTATATAGACCTTAATACACAATTAAGAACTCGAGCTAATTCTGATTTTGAGAAAGATTTCTATAAACTCATGAACAACGCAGTTTTTGGTAAGACTATGGAAAATATTGAGAAACGAGTTAACGTTAAACTGTTAACCCACTGGGAAAATAGGGGCAAAGTATTGGGGGCTGGGGATCTAATTGCTCAACCACATTTTCACAgtgtttcaatattttctgATAGTCTTGTTGCAattcaattaaacaaaatgaaattaatttataataaacctatttatctcggattttgtatattagatatatctaAAACGCTGATGTATGATTTCCACTATAATTAcatgaaagagaaatttacTTCAAATCTGAAACTACTGTATACAGATACTGACAGTctcatttatcaaatatttactaGTAACTTTTATAATGATATAAAGCCAGACATTTGTACACATTTCGATACATCAGATTATAAtccaaacaatgtttttaattttcctcaagtaaataagaaaaaattagGTTATTTCAAAGATGAAAATTGTGGTAAAATCTTTACAGAATTTGTGGGTTTGCGATCAAAAATGTATGCATTACAGGTagatgataaaattattactaaggcgAAGGGTGTTAACAAATCTGTCACTAAAAAATTAACGTTGGATAATTATAAGTcatgtttgtttaataaaaacgtacagcattgtaaaatgtatcgGTTTAGAtcattaaaacatacaatttttacacAGGAAATAAATAAGGTGTGTTTATCTTTTAATGACACAAAGCGGTACATTTTACCAAACAAAATCGATACGTTACCTATAGGTCATTACCAAATCAATAGTATGTAA
- the LOC125056281 gene encoding hypodermin-B-like — MESFPFAVKFFNQGAMCSGTILNSWSILTAAHCFDHSKDIDEMLIVVGSRYAYDHTAATYDVLRYLIHEDYNKVMPFACDIALIFVTSPISFGKRSEKGLLVNTSEWMNANETHLIATGWGTTKYGGPISELGLMQTELRYVPKEDCERMHKMKFTADMFCLYGEGNRDTCKGDSGGGVLWRRMVIGIVSHGDGCAKKDKPSLYSNVWFFRKWIQKNVENFVNNFCFNKQTI; from the exons ATGGAAAGTTTTCCGTTTGctgttaagttttttaatcagggtGCGATGTGTTCGGGTACCATACTTAATAGTTGGAGTATTCTGACAGCAGCTCATTGCTTTGACCACAGCAAAGATATcgatgaaatgttaattgtcGTCG gttctCGTTACGCCTACGACCACACTGCGGCAACGTACGATGTATTACGGTACCTCATTCACGAAGACTACAATAAAGTTATGCCATTTGCTTGCGACATCGCGCTAATATTTGTAACAAGTCCAATTAGTTTCGGCAAAAGATCTGAGAAAGGCCTACTTGTTAATACAAGCGAGTGGATGAATGCTAATGAAACTCACTTAATTGCAACGGGATGGGGAACGACTAAG TATGGCGGCCCGATTTCCGAGCTAGGGCTGATGCAGACAGAGCTACGGTACGTGCCCAAGGAGGATTGTGAAAGAATGCATAAAATGAAATTCACTGCAGACATGTTTTGTTTGTATGGAGAGGGGAATAGAGACACTTGCAAGGGAGATTCAGGGGGCGGTGTACTTTGGCGCCG GATGGTGATTGGGATTGTCTCACATGGTGATGGATGTGCCAAGAAGGACAAACCAAGTTTGTATTCCAACGTGTGGTTCTTCAGAAAGTGGATACAGAAGAATGtagaaaattttgtaaataacttttgttttaataaacaaacgaTTTAA